In Aedes albopictus strain Foshan chromosome 3, AalbF5, whole genome shotgun sequence, the following are encoded in one genomic region:
- the LOC109417348 gene encoding zinc finger protein 624 produces the protein MDCCRICLVDEADVFLSLFSKSEQIPIAEMVNALTGLKIAKGDGLPRFICKECSEDIQKCYRVRLKCLESDRQLRSTLEKTHEKMKMVEFYLQKEIQKSEPSVAGAAKVEPNNITPEVLKNVISDDKLMGLLPSSSDKQSSVDAATAPSEHIVQHAELSVPMAPVIEKKEAAVSQINIKQESNTDLIMEKVPEDDVDTNQEERDEQHEEEIEDEENAYLDEEVLDENLASSEKIQNEECITSSQNMENMVEEELEYSEVYLEMTDENPEEAQYTITAEDGGSVEHDTFVDRVDSDFTQDEYSGKFICCGCKAHFSSNEELLQHSSEEHEKMRLKHSAKPFECNICFKRFLSDARLTLHQSYVYREKNHVCDKCNSRFTCRGSLLNHMKTHADRTYFCEDCDKSFHTSSTLKSHRLLHTESKQFKCPAENCDKSFLRKSDLHIHLVSHSDERPFECEVCSARFKSKAHLVHHGKVHTKEKPYKCNQCDKAFGTYSARKFHQLAHEGIHPYKCTYCDKIYQRNTKLQVHIRRIHTGERPFACDMCEEDIRFYQNWELTAHKKKVHNLEVAGQQQHQKMEVDEELDDDDDDGMEDDFEYESKVKRLKSSPK, from the exons ATGGATTGCTGCCGCATCTGTTTGGTAGACGAAGCTGATGTGTTTCTGTCGCTATTTTCAAAATCCGAGCAAATCCCGATCGCAGAGATGGTGAATGCACTGACCGGATTAAAG ATTGCGAAAGGCGACGGTCTTCCCCGGTTCATCTGTAAGGAATGTTCCGAAGACATTCAGAAATGCTACCGAGTGCGGCTCAAATGCTTGGAGTCCGATCGACAACTGCGAAGTACGCTAGAGAAAACGCATGAAAA GATGAAAATGGTCGAGTTTTATCtccagaaggaaatccaaaaAAGCGAACCATCTGTAGCAGGGGCAGCAAAAGTAGAGCCCAATAATATTACACCGGAAGTTTTGAAAAATGTGATTTCCGATGACAAACTGATGGGCTTGCTGCCTTCCTCGAGCGATAAGCAATCTTCAGTGGACGCAGCGACAGCACCGTCTGAGCATATTGTTCAGCATGCCGAGCTTAGTGTTCCAATGGCTCCGGTTATCGAGAAAAAGGAAGCAGCTGTAAGTCAAATTAACATCAAGCAGGAAAGCAACACAGATTTGATAATGGAGAAGGTGCCTGAGGATGATGTGGATACCAATCAAGAGGAAAGAGATGAACAGCACGAGGAAGAAATCGAAGATGAAGAAAACGCCTATCTTGACGAGGAAGTATTAGACGAAAACCTTGCTTCTTCGGAGAAGATACAGAATGAGGAGTGTATCACTTCAAGTCAGAACATGGAAAACATGGTAGAAGAGGAACTTGAATATTCAGAAGTATATTTGGAAATGACTGATGAGAATCCGGAAGAAGCGCAATACACGATTACAGCAGAAGACGGAGGTAGTGTGGAGCATGATACGTTCGTTGACCGAGTGGATTCTGATTTTACCCAAGATGAGTATTCCGGAAAATTTATTTGTTGCGGATGCAAAGCACATTTTAGTTCCAATGAAGAACTTTTGCAGCACTCTTCTGAAGAGCACGAAAAAATGAGACTGAAGCACAGTGCCAAACCATTTGAGTGCAACATATGCTTCAAACGGTTTCTCAGTGATGCTCGTTTAACGCTGCACCAGTCTTATGTTTATCGGGAGAAGAATCACGTCTGTGACAAGTGTAATTCTCGTTTCACCTGCCGAGGTTCGTTACTGAACCACATGAAAACACATGCTGATCGGACGTACTTTTGCGAAGATTGCGACAAATCATTCCACACTAGCAGCACGCTGAAATCCCATCGCTTACTGCACACTGAATCAAAGCAGTTCAAATGTCCTGCAGAAAATTGCGACAAAAGCTTCCTCCGAAAGTCTGACCTCCACATCCACCTTGTTTCGCATTCCGACGAACGCCCATTTGAATGTGAGGTATGTTCCGCCCGTTTTAAATCGAAAGCTCACCTGGTCCACCACGGCAAAGTTCATACCAAAgaaaaaccctacaaatgcaaCCAATGTGACAAAGCCTTCGGAACGTACTCGGCTCGCAAGTTTCACCAGCTGGCCCACGAGGGTATCCATCCATACAAGTGTACCTACTGCGACAAGATCTACCAACGGAACACGAAACTGCAGGTTCACATTCGGCGGATCCATACCGGCGAGCGGCCGTTTGCGTGCGATATGTGCGAGGAAGACATTCGATTCTACCAGAACTGGGAACTGACGGCACACAAGAAGAAGGTTCATAATTTGGAAGTGGCCGGTCAACAACAACATCAGAAGATGGAAGTGGACGAAGAACtggatgacgacgatgacgatggcaTGGAGGACGATTTCGAATATGAATCAAAGGTAAAACGATTAAAGTCCTCACCTAAGTAA